One Campylobacter concisus DNA window includes the following coding sequences:
- a CDS encoding glycoside hydrolase family 19 protein, whose translation MPITPRNDANFKENLIDIIKLSYSADINKPFISGDKLLMGYSFSLKDDLDTICTQIYGASKAKVIEAIRKTITNTTTKTVVSKIDAEKLFNDINNAARVAYAKASGSAGAELPEFKFSQDEQLNAILESKLKPLAADIKEKLRGSSLAILEEVKLTSYVASNVSKEHVALLALLHISSKKNIDPALASYIKSKSRFKAWFWLAFESFSGDNPHNLKLLRKKISAQFGLYESDENNKALNDTSSAASMERVSFGECIDIFTHLNISKAMYVTKDKNGKEHKEDVTHLEFMQKDKERSNSTDSKCEGLFKPFADKLNSLLASQTSKKFSTENIYCVNLTSSSTSNASRINKLLKRREEELYKQEDMLILCPIKTATPIRIFQPKKSNFTIVLASQSEFDCSELNPKELNPSRPNYGKLNLCELILTDFKFDSYEKENKGASADRDIKFKNAKTKSDSVILYKENDDGKDDKNKTKGACFTSIRQSSDEIEYKLEDGVVKMSHFPLPSSKDEYLNFNLLNFAKENNFTLRDDKDSAMFDMKLRLALGNNAEPTSTSSSSLALTLNNLIIENEKGEASDIDKIYLHHCGDKNIYESTSLVKNKDSDIKNSYTATFNIPIDRNDKKDTKLIVYSSDLSKIYDTKGIHAYTGTAIISIGYKDKSGGSFSYTNKVSLRDITDHIVNVVSDSEYPFKTNEEISLKAIYKQEKGSKRYKEVLWGYKVIKTIEYNEVSKSNPKDVVELKDKKGKEIRFKISDLIKKDDLERLKQGGHTIVFFAYLEGESDKFKYQSVYGKNHIRIDIKIPLYIKFKDDKLIIYEFEHAIKEKSFKASLNHDDALVNKSGYLYINKDMSAQDINIYEDDKLTKELKSEDSTNKRYQIYIDEANSTNNQNPSNTNQTGQTKINQDTKYGINLLSKDNMNSFINSFNESKSITRVDKGMWVDGDREANVLIEIKDYPFTLSMLKQVFTNIKTNQEYILQEMVDELNRRDDEDGIQMYVKYKLDTRNRLEHFFGQCFVEAKTTKGDFTLEEELGKFTENNIISHRGKARLEEAKKLYPQYYDKTDPSKWAKFVGNAMYSDRGKGYLGNDGGDDGFNFRGRGIKQLTGKFNYKDFNKYAHNNYWLDEEVNFVNSPDLLISDGKYALVSAAYFWTIERPKPKKYRLYEIADESKADSDNSDIVERITAVINPQKLSLEQRKEAYKRIKTANVFKIFQ comes from the coding sequence ATGCCAATCACCCCTAGAAATGATGCAAATTTTAAAGAAAACTTAATAGATATCATCAAACTATCATATAGCGCCGACATCAATAAGCCTTTCATCTCTGGTGACAAGCTACTTATGGGCTATAGCTTTAGTCTAAAAGACGATCTAGACACGATATGCACTCAAATTTATGGTGCTAGCAAAGCAAAAGTGATCGAGGCTATTAGAAAAACCATAACCAACACTACAACAAAAACCGTGGTTTCAAAGATAGATGCAGAAAAGCTTTTTAACGATATAAATAATGCTGCAAGGGTTGCTTACGCAAAGGCATCTGGCAGCGCTGGCGCAGAGTTGCCTGAGTTTAAATTTAGCCAAGATGAGCAGTTAAATGCCATTTTAGAGTCAAAGCTAAAGCCACTAGCGGCTGATATAAAAGAGAAGCTAAGAGGCTCGTCGCTGGCAATTTTAGAAGAGGTCAAGCTCACTTCATATGTGGCGTCTAATGTTTCAAAAGAGCACGTCGCACTCCTAGCCCTGCTTCACATAAGTAGCAAGAAAAATATCGACCCAGCTTTAGCAAGCTATATCAAGAGCAAAAGTCGCTTTAAAGCGTGGTTTTGGCTTGCTTTCGAGAGCTTTAGCGGCGATAATCCACATAACCTTAAACTTTTAAGAAAAAAGATCTCAGCTCAGTTTGGCCTTTATGAGTCAGACGAAAACAACAAAGCTCTAAACGACACGTCTAGCGCGGCTAGCATGGAGCGCGTCAGCTTTGGTGAGTGCATAGATATCTTTACTCACCTAAATATCTCTAAAGCTATGTATGTAACAAAAGACAAAAACGGCAAAGAGCACAAAGAAGACGTCACACACTTAGAATTTATGCAAAAAGACAAAGAGAGATCAAACAGCACCGATTCAAAGTGTGAGGGGCTGTTTAAGCCATTTGCTGATAAGCTAAATTCTCTTTTAGCCTCTCAAACATCAAAGAAATTTAGCACTGAAAATATCTACTGCGTAAATTTAACCTCCTCTTCTACGTCTAACGCTTCAAGGATAAATAAGCTCTTAAAAAGAAGAGAAGAAGAGCTTTATAAACAAGAGGATATGCTCATACTCTGCCCTATAAAGACTGCTACTCCTATTAGGATATTTCAGCCTAAAAAGAGCAACTTTACCATCGTGCTAGCCAGCCAAAGCGAATTTGACTGCAGCGAGCTAAACCCAAAAGAGCTAAATCCTAGCAGACCAAACTATGGCAAGCTAAATTTATGCGAGCTAATACTCACTGACTTTAAATTTGACTCTTATGAGAAAGAGAACAAAGGCGCTTCAGCTGATAGAGATATCAAATTTAAAAACGCAAAGACAAAGTCAGATAGTGTGATCCTTTATAAAGAAAACGATGATGGCAAAGATGATAAAAACAAGACAAAGGGCGCTTGCTTTACTAGCATAAGACAAAGTAGCGATGAGATAGAGTACAAGCTAGAAGATGGTGTCGTAAAGATGAGCCACTTCCCCCTCCCCTCATCTAAAGACGAATATCTAAATTTCAACCTTCTAAATTTCGCTAAGGAGAATAACTTTACCCTTAGAGATGATAAAGACTCAGCTATGTTTGATATGAAGCTTCGTCTAGCTCTTGGTAATAATGCAGAACCTACATCAACATCTAGCTCAAGCCTTGCTCTAACACTAAATAATCTCATCATTGAAAACGAAAAAGGTGAAGCTAGTGATATAGATAAGATATATCTTCACCACTGCGGTGATAAAAATATATATGAGAGTACATCTTTAGTTAAAAATAAAGACTCTGATATCAAAAACTCATATACAGCTACATTTAATATCCCTATAGATAGAAATGACAAGAAAGATACTAAGCTTATAGTCTATTCAAGTGATCTAAGCAAAATTTATGATACCAAAGGGATACATGCCTACACTGGTACAGCTATCATATCTATAGGATATAAAGATAAAAGTGGTGGTAGCTTTAGCTATACAAACAAGGTATCTTTAAGAGATATAACAGATCATATAGTAAATGTAGTCTCTGATAGTGAGTATCCATTTAAGACAAATGAAGAGATAAGTTTAAAGGCTATATATAAACAAGAAAAAGGTAGTAAGAGGTATAAAGAGGTACTTTGGGGATATAAGGTCATAAAAACCATAGAGTATAACGAAGTATCTAAATCAAATCCTAAAGATGTGGTAGAGCTAAAAGATAAAAAGGGTAAAGAGATAAGATTTAAAATTTCAGATCTTATAAAAAAAGATGATCTAGAGAGGCTAAAGCAAGGTGGTCATACTATAGTATTTTTTGCATATCTTGAAGGTGAGAGTGATAAATTTAAATATCAAAGCGTATATGGTAAAAACCATATAAGGATAGATATAAAGATACCTTTATATATTAAATTTAAAGATGATAAGCTCATCATATATGAGTTTGAGCATGCTATAAAAGAGAAGAGCTTTAAAGCTAGTCTAAATCATGATGATGCCTTAGTAAATAAAAGTGGCTACTTATATATAAATAAAGATATGTCAGCACAGGATATAAATATCTATGAAGATGACAAACTTACTAAAGAGCTAAAGAGTGAAGATAGTACAAATAAGAGATATCAAATTTACATAGATGAAGCAAATTCCACAAACAATCAAAACCCAAGCAACACAAACCAAACAGGTCAAACAAAGATAAACCAAGATACCAAGTATGGTATCAATCTACTAAGCAAAGATAATATGAATAGCTTTATCAACTCTTTTAATGAGTCAAAGAGCATAACAAGAGTAGATAAGGGTATGTGGGTGGATGGGGATAGAGAAGCAAATGTTTTAATAGAGATCAAAGACTATCCTTTTACGCTAAGTATGCTAAAGCAGGTATTTACCAATATAAAAACAAATCAAGAATATATCTTGCAAGAGATGGTGGATGAGTTAAATAGAAGAGATGATGAAGATGGAATTCAAATGTATGTAAAATATAAGCTTGATACTAGAAATAGATTGGAGCATTTTTTTGGGCAATGCTTTGTAGAGGCAAAGACAACAAAAGGTGATTTTACTTTAGAAGAAGAACTGGGGAAATTTACAGAGAATAATATAATTAGCCATAGAGGCAAAGCCAGATTAGAAGAAGCCAAAAAACTATATCCGCAATATTATGACAAGACAGATCCTTCAAAATGGGCAAAATTTGTTGGTAACGCTATGTACTCTGATCGTGGAAAGGGTTATTTGGGTAATGATGGTGGCGATGATGGATTTAATTTTAGAGGTAGAGGAATTAAGCAACTTACTGGAAAATTTAACTATAAAGATTTCAACAAATATGCGCATAATAATTATTGGCTAGATGAAGAAGTAAATTTTGTAAATTCACCAGATTTATTAATTTCAGATGGAAAATATGCTCTAGTCTCTGCTGCATATTTTTGGACTATAGAAAGACCAAAGCCTAAAAAATATCGTCTTTATGAAATAGCTGATGAAAGTAAAGCAGATTCGGACAATAGCGATATAGTAGAACGTATAACTGCTGTTATAAATCCACAAAAACTTAGTCTTGAGCAGAGAAAAGAAGCCTATAAACGCATAAAAACAGCAAATGTGTTTAAAATATTTCAGTAA
- the fdhD gene encoding formate dehydrogenase accessory sulfurtransferase FdhD has translation MEPIYKTQIIKYKGEQKAQVDDILVREIKLEIYINDKKFGAVMATPTDQKALAVGYLISENVITKPEDITEVRLSSDELSVYVSAKVNEKRLEQFDEEKVIISGCGRSSTANIDPQAMAARAVKSGAKFNKDMILAQMKEFYTQCELYEMTGCVHTAKLFVSEDKFYIGEDIAQHNTIDKAVGKAVLDGANLANSFLMVSGRLSSEMVAKAVMHGVPALISRTAPTSLGVVIARKFELTLCGFARGENINVYSGEERIYE, from the coding sequence ATGGAACCGATTTACAAAACGCAGATCATCAAATATAAAGGCGAGCAAAAAGCGCAAGTTGATGATATCTTGGTGCGTGAGATCAAGCTTGAAATTTACATAAATGATAAAAAATTTGGTGCCGTTATGGCAACGCCAACTGATCAAAAGGCGCTTGCTGTAGGCTATTTGATCAGCGAAAACGTCATCACAAAGCCAGAGGACATAACAGAAGTTAGGCTCTCAAGCGATGAGCTAAGCGTCTATGTAAGCGCCAAAGTGAACGAAAAGCGCCTAGAGCAGTTTGACGAAGAAAAGGTCATAATAAGTGGCTGCGGTAGAAGCTCAACGGCAAATATCGACCCACAGGCGATGGCAGCAAGAGCCGTAAAAAGCGGGGCTAAATTTAACAAAGATATGATCCTTGCTCAAATGAAGGAGTTTTACACGCAGTGCGAGCTTTACGAGATGACTGGCTGCGTGCATACGGCAAAGCTTTTTGTGAGCGAAGATAAATTTTACATAGGCGAGGATATAGCTCAGCACAACACGATCGATAAAGCCGTTGGCAAGGCTGTTTTAGACGGAGCTAACTTAGCAAATTCATTTTTAATGGTGAGTGGCAGGCTGAGTTCAGAGATGGTCGCAAAGGCTGTTATGCACGGCGTCCCAGCGCTTATCTCAAGGACAGCGCCAACTAGCCTTGGCGTAGTGATCGCTCGTAAATTTGAGCTTACACTTTGTGGCTTTGCAAGGGGCGAAAATATCAACGTTTATAGCGGCGAAGAGAGAATTTATGAGTAA
- a CDS encoding winged helix-turn-helix domain-containing protein translates to MSKNLEELIKQTLNKSGKLDCGTAFKIASKLGIEVGEVSDEATRLGIKIDNCELGQFGALDKDRGKFTLSLKLKEVCDEKGRVFCKDAREMAAANGGLKTMRSTLRDYGFDVKYCQLGCFKEKKGKKMRVKTKTWIENDEGELIFGKGKTEVLDVIAEVGSISKAAEILGMNYKKCWSHLQILQKNLKEDLFTTKQGGGDSAGTTLNDRAHELINAYKQLQNDIEDYANKRFKELFLKQDENKNDKK, encoded by the coding sequence ATGAGTAAAAATTTAGAAGAGCTAATAAAACAAACGCTAAATAAAAGCGGCAAACTTGACTGCGGCACGGCTTTTAAGATCGCAAGCAAGCTTGGCATAGAAGTCGGCGAGGTAAGCGACGAGGCAACTAGGCTTGGTATAAAGATAGACAACTGCGAGCTTGGACAGTTTGGCGCCCTAGATAAAGACCGCGGTAAATTTACATTGTCACTAAAACTAAAAGAAGTGTGCGACGAAAAGGGCAGAGTTTTTTGCAAAGATGCAAGAGAGATGGCGGCGGCTAACGGCGGGCTAAAGACCATGCGCTCGACGCTTAGAGACTACGGCTTTGACGTGAAGTACTGTCAGCTAGGCTGTTTTAAGGAAAAGAAAGGCAAAAAGATGAGAGTAAAGACAAAGACTTGGATAGAAAACGACGAGGGCGAGCTTATATTTGGCAAGGGCAAAACCGAAGTTTTAGACGTTATAGCCGAGGTTGGCTCTATATCAAAGGCAGCTGAAATTTTAGGTATGAACTATAAAAAATGCTGGTCGCATCTGCAAATTTTGCAAAAAAATTTAAAAGAAGATCTCTTTACGACCAAGCAAGGCGGCGGAGATAGCGCTGGCACCACGCTAAATGATAGGGCCCATGAGCTTATAAACGCCTATAAGCAGCTTCAAAACGACATCGAAGACTATGCAAACAAGCGCTTTAAAGAGCTATTTTTAAAACAAGACGAGAATAAAAACGATAAAAAATAA
- a CDS encoding aminotransferase class V-fold PLP-dependent enzyme has protein sequence MPTIDEVRKNIILKDGIYYFDYTASGLAYAPIEDEISKFLKTYANTHSDSSSNAVLTQKRYENARAELKELLGLDDSFYLIATGQGATAAIKKFQEIMGIYLPPITRALIGEANLRSVNLPLVLVGPYEHHSNEISFREGLCDCERTLLDENGEIDYVMLERTLKLNAKRKIIACFSAASNVTGVKTDYKRIYSLVKKFGGVVAFDCAATSSHENLDAAYFDAAFFSPHKLLGGVGSCGLLAIKKELYTSDIPSFAGGGTIALATPSKHLFIKNAEQLEEAGTPSILGLVRASLAYNLQASVGVENIKAREDELANFFEKELSSIEDITIYGPKNAEKLPIFSFNVRDISPYDFAATLSNNYGIQSRAGVMCAGPYAFDLLGLKENKILEKKPGFVRVSMHYTHTKEDVLYLINAIKSSIKKHRELWGEEKAMYEMFGGKI, from the coding sequence GTGCCAACTATAGATGAAGTAAGAAAAAATATCATTTTAAAAGATGGAATTTACTATTTTGACTACACGGCCTCAGGCCTTGCCTATGCGCCTATCGAAGATGAAATTTCAAAATTTTTAAAAACCTACGCAAACACTCACTCAGACAGTAGTTCAAACGCTGTGCTAACGCAAAAACGCTACGAAAACGCAAGAGCCGAGCTAAAGGAGCTTTTGGGGCTTGATGATAGCTTTTATCTAATAGCAACAGGTCAAGGCGCAACGGCTGCGATAAAGAAATTTCAGGAGATTATGGGAATTTATCTGCCACCAATCACAAGAGCTTTGATCGGCGAAGCAAATTTAAGAAGCGTAAATTTACCACTCGTGCTGGTTGGGCCCTATGAGCACCACTCAAACGAGATCAGCTTTCGCGAAGGACTTTGTGACTGCGAGCGCACCTTGCTTGATGAAAACGGCGAGATAGACTACGTGATGCTTGAGAGGACGCTAAAACTAAACGCAAAAAGAAAGATCATAGCCTGCTTTAGCGCCGCCTCAAACGTCACAGGCGTGAAAACCGACTACAAGAGAATTTACTCGCTCGTTAAGAAATTTGGCGGAGTGGTGGCATTTGACTGCGCGGCGACCAGCTCGCATGAAAATTTAGACGCCGCCTACTTTGACGCAGCCTTTTTTTCGCCCCACAAGCTACTTGGTGGAGTTGGGAGTTGCGGGCTTTTGGCGATCAAAAAAGAGCTTTATACAAGCGACATACCAAGCTTTGCAGGTGGCGGCACCATCGCTCTTGCGACGCCGTCAAAGCACCTTTTTATAAAAAATGCCGAGCAGCTTGAAGAGGCTGGTACGCCATCTATCTTGGGGCTGGTGCGAGCAAGCCTAGCCTACAACTTGCAAGCAAGTGTCGGAGTAGAAAATATCAAAGCACGCGAAGATGAGCTGGCAAATTTCTTTGAAAAAGAGCTTAGCAGCATCGAAGATATCACCATTTATGGTCCTAAAAATGCAGAAAAACTGCCTATTTTTTCATTTAATGTGCGTGACATTTCGCCTTATGACTTTGCCGCAACTCTTAGCAACAACTACGGCATACAAAGCCGCGCTGGCGTGATGTGCGCTGGGCCTTATGCTTTTGATCTGCTAGGGCTTAAAGAAAATAAGATCTTAGAGAAAAAGCCAGGTTTTGTAAGGGTGAGCATGCACTACACGCACACAAAAGAGGACGTGCTCTATCTCATAAACGCTATCAAATCATCTATCAAAAAGCACCGCGAGCTTTGGGGCGAAGAGAAGGCGATGTATGAGATGTTTGGCGGGAAAATTTAG
- a CDS encoding DUF6980 family protein, giving the protein MVKVKHCCFQMKEATKLNCKFHNNIYDCPDVLISYYPKFDEYGIIIHDGGTSSISIKFCPFCGTKLPKSKRDKWFDKMEKLGIDIDNDEIPKVYLNYGWWLKK; this is encoded by the coding sequence ATGGTTAAGGTAAAACACTGTTGCTTCCAAATGAAAGAGGCAACGAAATTAAATTGTAAGTTTCATAACAATATTTATGATTGCCCAGACGTGCTTATTTCGTATTATCCTAAATTTGATGAATATGGAATTATCATTCACGATGGTGGCACAAGCAGTATTTCAATCAAATTTTGCCCTTTTTGTGGTACAAAATTACCAAAATCAAAACGAGATAAATGGTTTGATAAAATGGAAAAATTAGGAATAGATATTGATAATGATGAAATTCCTAAAGTATATTTAAATTATGGTTGGTGGTTGAAGAAGTGA
- the hisG gene encoding ATP phosphoribosyltransferase, protein MITVALPKGRIAEDTLEIFRKIFGSSFMFEDRKLILEEGNFRFLMVRNQDIPTYVTEGAADIGVVGLDVLEEHKPNVVRLLDLQIGKCKVCIGIKNEDELDFSRSELKIATKMPNITRNYFAKLAVGVKIIKLYGSIELAPLVGLSDAIVDVVETGSTMKQNGLKVAGDIMQSSAYLIANKNSFIIKKDEILELYQKIKEEISK, encoded by the coding sequence ATGATAACAGTAGCCTTGCCAAAGGGCAGGATCGCAGAAGATACACTTGAAATTTTTAGAAAAATTTTTGGTTCGAGCTTTATGTTTGAGGATAGAAAACTCATCCTTGAAGAGGGAAATTTTAGATTTTTAATGGTTCGCAACCAAGATATCCCAACATACGTCACTGAAGGAGCTGCAGATATCGGTGTGGTCGGCCTTGACGTGCTTGAAGAGCATAAGCCAAATGTAGTGAGGCTACTTGATCTACAAATAGGCAAGTGCAAGGTCTGCATCGGCATAAAAAACGAAGATGAGCTTGATTTTTCAAGGTCTGAGCTAAAGATCGCTACCAAGATGCCAAATATCACCAGAAACTACTTTGCTAAGCTTGCCGTTGGCGTCAAGATCATCAAGCTTTATGGCTCGATCGAGCTAGCGCCACTTGTCGGACTAAGCGACGCGATCGTCGATGTGGTCGAGACTGGTTCAACCATGAAACAAAATGGGCTAAAAGTGGCTGGTGACATCATGCAAAGCTCAGCTTACTTGATCGCAAATAAAAATAGTTTTATCATCAAAAAAGATGAAATTTTGGAGCTTTATCAAAAGATAAAAGAGGAAATTTCAAAGTAA
- a CDS encoding type III pantothenate kinase, whose protein sequence is MILCDIGNTNASFLQNGKITHIKVSEFKNYKPDEKVYFICVNEEILRMIDKDEMFVNLEPYFEIDTIYQGLGVDRKAGCYMINDGVIVDAGSAITVDIMANSLHLGGYILPGIATMLNAYKSISPRLDVTLNSQIDIDALPQKTSDAVSYGIIKPIITLISKLAGSKKVYFTGGDGDFLSKFFKNAICDKMLIFRAMQKIIDEKKEILK, encoded by the coding sequence ATGATTTTGTGTGATATCGGCAACACCAACGCCTCTTTTTTGCAAAATGGCAAGATCACACATATAAAAGTTAGCGAATTTAAAAACTACAAGCCAGACGAAAAGGTCTATTTTATCTGCGTAAATGAAGAAATTTTGCGGATGATAGATAAGGACGAAATGTTTGTAAATTTAGAGCCATACTTTGAGATAGACACGATCTATCAAGGTCTTGGAGTAGATAGAAAAGCGGGTTGTTATATGATAAATGATGGCGTTATAGTAGATGCTGGAAGTGCCATAACCGTTGATATAATGGCAAACTCACTTCATCTTGGCGGCTACATCTTGCCAGGCATCGCAACTATGTTAAATGCCTATAAAAGCATCTCGCCACGCCTTGATGTGACACTAAATTCGCAAATAGACATCGATGCGTTGCCTCAAAAGACGAGCGATGCTGTGAGTTATGGCATCATAAAGCCCATTATAACGCTTATTTCAAAGTTAGCAGGCAGCAAAAAGGTCTATTTTACTGGCGGAGATGGTGACTTTTTATCTAAATTTTTTAAAAATGCCATTTGCGACAAGATGCTGATCTTTCGTGCCATGCAAAAAATAATCGATGAGAAAAAGGAAATTTTAAAATGA
- a CDS encoding L-seryl-tRNA selenium transferase, with the protein MKKLTLFLAFALALVLSGCGTKRQYFEPAQTSGEISLSKDLPSYIKSANANGATLDNGNIITKNGLNKSITLPENFNFLNENNGFVISASINGDLNVTDPSGHSVYSGKFPTAIVAASLDQNQLAAISASNHIYLIDINTATTLMEYSSSEIAAVDSRVVAPYFMSSLIVYPALDGKIYIVQKETGRILRDVVVSSENFFNNIIFLGVEGDNLIAATAKKLIVINPSQTVYYDGEIKDVLVHNDEIYIFKKDGTIVRTDLMLKEQNKVNFKFAIFSAATIINNKLYVIEKTGYVIKTNLDLSGAEIYEFSDEIKDKSFMGNGTFYYDNEYVNLGQ; encoded by the coding sequence ATGAAAAAACTTACACTATTCTTGGCTTTTGCCTTGGCTTTAGTTCTAAGCGGATGCGGCACAAAAAGACAATATTTTGAGCCTGCGCAAACTTCTGGCGAGATATCTTTATCAAAAGATCTTCCTTCTTACATCAAATCAGCAAATGCAAATGGCGCAACGCTGGATAATGGCAACATCATCACTAAAAATGGGCTAAATAAAAGCATTACCTTGCCTGAAAATTTCAACTTCTTAAACGAAAACAACGGCTTTGTTATCTCAGCTAGTATAAATGGCGATCTAAACGTGACTGATCCTAGCGGTCATAGCGTTTATAGTGGTAAATTTCCAACTGCGATCGTAGCAGCCTCACTTGATCAAAACCAGCTTGCAGCTATCAGCGCATCAAACCACATCTATCTAATCGACATCAACACAGCTACGACACTAATGGAGTATAGCTCATCTGAAATCGCAGCGGTTGACTCAAGAGTTGTGGCACCTTACTTTATGAGCTCACTCATCGTCTATCCAGCACTCGATGGTAAAATTTACATCGTGCAAAAAGAGACTGGTAGAATTTTACGCGACGTTGTCGTAAGCTCTGAAAATTTCTTTAACAACATCATATTTTTAGGCGTTGAGGGCGATAACCTAATCGCAGCAACAGCCAAAAAACTAATCGTCATCAACCCAAGCCAAACAGTCTATTATGACGGTGAGATCAAAGACGTGCTAGTTCATAACGATGAAATTTACATCTTTAAAAAAGATGGCACGATAGTAAGAACAGACCTCATGCTAAAAGAGCAAAATAAGGTAAATTTCAAATTTGCTATCTTTTCAGCGGCTACTATCATCAATAATAAGCTCTATGTCATCGAAAAAACAGGCTATGTTATAAAGACAAATTTAGATCTTAGCGGAGCTGAAATTTATGAGTTTAGCGACGAGATAAAAGATAAGAGCTTCATGGGAAATGGCACATTTTACTACGATAACGAGTATGTTAATCTAGGACAATGA
- the gatC gene encoding Asp-tRNA(Asn)/Glu-tRNA(Gln) amidotransferase subunit GatC translates to MQIDDTLLNKLEKLSALQINDEKREEIKKQLSEIVSFVDVLNELDLSSDEAVVSSIKGGTPLREDEPHLSDVVNEILKHAPSREGHFFAVPKIIE, encoded by the coding sequence ATGCAAATAGACGACACTCTCTTAAATAAACTAGAAAAACTCTCCGCATTACAAATTAATGATGAAAAAAGAGAAGAGATCAAGAAGCAATTAAGTGAAATCGTATCTTTTGTCGATGTTTTAAATGAGCTTGATCTAAGTAGCGATGAGGCCGTAGTTAGCTCTATAAAAGGTGGCACTCCATTAAGAGAAGATGAGCCACATTTAAGTGACGTTGTCAATGAAATTTTAAAGCACGCCCCTTCACGCGAAGGGCACTTTTTCGCTGTGCCAAAGATCATAGAGTAA
- a CDS encoding type IV pilus twitching motility protein PilT — translation MDLIEQLRAQSSDAQAKASESNLSGDIQTLLKTVVFNKASDLHLVSRSEPQIRIDGTLRPLEFGVLSGKDIENLCYALITDAQKSELENNKELDFAIELPNIGRFRGNYYYTMNGDLAAAFRIIPIDIPSLDDLNAPQIFKYIIKREKGLILVTGPTGSGKSTTLAAMLNEINLNYRKHIITVEDPVEFVHNNKKALFSHRNIGTDTHSYSKALKFALREDPDIILVGEMRDRETISTAITAAETGHLVFGTLHTNSAIQTINRIVDSFDGSEQLQVRNMLSVSLTAVISQSLIPKIGGGRCAVHEILINNMAISNLIRENKVHQIYSQMQLNQQQTGMSTQTQALMKALKEGMITKENALAYSTSQQELQNLIGTV, via the coding sequence ATGGATCTAATCGAACAACTAAGAGCGCAAAGCTCGGACGCTCAAGCCAAAGCATCAGAGAGTAATCTCTCTGGTGACATCCAAACGCTTCTAAAAACCGTTGTTTTCAATAAAGCTAGTGACCTCCACCTAGTCTCAAGGTCTGAGCCTCAGATAAGGATAGATGGCACTTTAAGACCGCTTGAATTTGGCGTTCTAAGTGGCAAAGATATAGAAAATTTATGCTACGCTCTAATCACAGACGCCCAAAAGAGCGAACTTGAGAACAACAAAGAGCTTGACTTTGCCATAGAACTTCCAAATATCGGCCGCTTCCGTGGTAACTACTACTACACGATGAATGGCGATCTAGCCGCAGCTTTTCGTATCATACCTATCGACATCCCTTCGCTTGATGATCTAAATGCACCACAAATTTTTAAATATATCATCAAACGAGAAAAAGGTCTTATCCTGGTTACTGGACCAACAGGTAGCGGTAAGTCAACGACGCTTGCAGCGATGCTTAATGAGATAAATTTAAATTATAGAAAGCACATCATCACCGTTGAAGACCCAGTTGAGTTTGTGCACAACAACAAAAAAGCCCTATTTTCACATAGAAACATAGGCACTGACACGCACTCTTACTCAAAAGCACTAAAATTTGCACTTCGCGAGGACCCAGACATCATACTTGTAGGCGAGATGAGAGATAGAGAGACGATCTCTACGGCCATTACAGCGGCTGAGACTGGACACCTAGTCTTTGGCACTCTTCACACAAACTCAGCCATACAAACTATAAATAGGATCGTTGATAGCTTCGATGGAAGCGAGCAGCTTCAAGTAAGAAATATGCTTAGTGTTTCGCTAACTGCTGTCATCTCACAAAGTCTGATCCCAAAAATAGGCGGCGGAAGATGCGCTGTGCATGAAATTTTGATAAATAATATGGCGATATCAAACTTGATACGTGAAAACAAAGTGCATCAAATTTACTCTCAAATGCAGCTAAATCAGCAACAAACTGGCATGAGCACGCAGACTCAAGCACTGATGAAAGCACTAAAAGAGGGCATGATCACAAAAGAAAACGCGCTAGCCTACTCAACTAGCCAACAAGAACTTCAAAATTTAATAGGAACTGTATGA